A single region of the Nicotiana sylvestris chromosome 6, ASM39365v2, whole genome shotgun sequence genome encodes:
- the LOC104227518 gene encoding ESCRT-related protein CHMP1B-like has translation MGNAEKLMNQIMELKFTSKSLQRQARKCEKDEKAEKLKVKKAIEKGNMDGARIYAENAIRKRSEQMNYLRLSSRLDAVVARLDTQAKMTTISKSMSSIVKSLESSLNTGNLQKMSETMDSFERQFVNMEVQAEFMESSMAGSTSLSTPEDQVGSLMQQVADDYGLEVSVGLPQPAAHAISSKNEEKVNEDDLSRRLAELKARG, from the exons ATGGGAAACGCTGAGAAATTAATGAATCAGATCATGGAGCTGAAGTTCACATCGAAGAGCCTTCAACGCCAAGCCCGAAAATGTGAGAAGGACGAAAAAGCGGAGAAGCTCAAGGTCAAAAAAGCTATTGAGAAAGGAAACATGGACGGCGCTAGAATTTACGCCGAAAACGCCATCCGCAAGCGCAGCGAACAGATGAACTATCTTCGTCTCTCCTCTCGCCTTGACGCCGTTGTCGCTCGCCTCGATACTCAG GCGAAGATGACGACTATTAGCAAGTCAATGTCATCGATCGTGAAATCACTGGAATCATCTCTCAACACAGGGAATTTACAGAAGATGTCGGAGACGATGGATTCATTTGAGCGTCAATTTGTTAATATGGAGGTTCAAGCTGAGTTTATGGAGAGTTCTATGGCTGGAAGTACTTCCCTGTCAACTCCAGAGGACCAGGTCGGCAGCTTGATGCAGCAGGTGGCTGATGATTATGGGCTCGAGGTGTCTGTGGGGCTTCCACAACCAGCTGCCCATGCTATATCTTCTAAGAATGAGGAGAAAGTTAATGAGGATGATCTGTCCCGACGTCTTGCTGAGCTCAAGGCGCGTGGGTAA